A part of Vibrio sp. B1FLJ16 genomic DNA contains:
- a CDS encoding pyridoxal phosphate-dependent aminotransferase — translation MQNIGMSSKLDNVCYDIRGPVLKHAKRMEEEGHKILKLNIGNPAPFGFDAPDEILVDVIRNMPTSQGYCDSKGIYSARKAVVQHYQRKGIRSLDVEDVYVGNGVSELIMMSMQALLNNGDEMLIPAPDYPLWTASVALSGGKPVHYLCDEQSDWYPDLEDIKSKITPKTRGLVLINPNNPTGAVYSRDFLLEMIEIARQHKLIIFADEIYDKVLYDGATHTSVATLTEDVLVMTFNGLSKAYRVCGFRGGWMFLTGPKHLAEGYVKGLELLSSMRLCANVPMQHAIQTALGGYQSINELILPGGRLLEQRNRAYELITQIPGVSCVKPKGAMYLFPKIDTKKYNIKNDQQMVLDFLKQEKVLLVQGTGFNWPKPDHFRIVTLPHVEDLETAIGRFERFLSTYSQ, via the coding sequence ATGCAAAATATCGGGATGTCGTCAAAACTCGATAATGTCTGCTATGACATTAGGGGACCTGTACTCAAACATGCTAAACGCATGGAGGAAGAAGGGCATAAAATCCTAAAGCTAAATATTGGCAACCCCGCCCCATTTGGTTTTGACGCCCCTGATGAGATTCTAGTAGATGTAATCCGGAATATGCCAACTTCTCAGGGTTACTGTGATTCCAAAGGTATTTACTCGGCACGTAAAGCGGTTGTTCAACACTATCAGCGCAAAGGTATACGCTCTCTGGATGTAGAAGATGTGTATGTCGGCAACGGCGTATCTGAGCTCATCATGATGTCGATGCAAGCGCTCTTGAACAATGGCGACGAAATGTTGATCCCTGCTCCGGACTATCCGCTATGGACTGCCTCTGTGGCTTTGTCTGGCGGTAAGCCTGTCCATTACCTGTGTGATGAACAATCAGATTGGTACCCGGATCTCGAAGATATCAAGAGTAAGATCACACCAAAGACTCGTGGACTTGTCCTGATCAACCCGAACAACCCGACGGGTGCGGTCTACAGCAGAGATTTCCTTCTCGAAATGATAGAAATTGCCCGTCAGCATAAACTGATCATCTTTGCTGACGAAATTTACGACAAAGTCCTTTACGACGGTGCAACGCACACATCTGTCGCGACCCTGACTGAAGATGTATTGGTAATGACATTTAACGGTCTGTCCAAAGCATACCGTGTTTGTGGCTTCCGTGGTGGCTGGATGTTCCTGACCGGCCCTAAACATTTGGCTGAAGGTTATGTGAAAGGGCTAGAGCTGCTGTCCTCTATGCGTTTGTGCGCCAACGTTCCGATGCAACACGCTATCCAGACTGCGTTGGGTGGTTATCAGAGCATCAATGAGCTGATACTTCCTGGCGGTCGCTTGCTTGAGCAACGTAATCGCGCTTACGAACTGATCACGCAAATTCCGGGTGTATCCTGCGTTAAGCCTAAAGGTGCTATGTACCTGTTCCCGAAAATTGATACCAAAAAATACAACATCAAGAATGACCAGCAAATGGTGCTTGATTTCCTGAAGCAGGAAAAAGTGTTGCTCGTTCAGGGCACCGGCTTCAACTGGCCAAAACCGGATCACTTCCGGATAGTTACGCTGCCACATGTTGAAGATCTTGAAACCGCAATCGGACGATTCGAACGTTTCTTATCTACCTATAGCCAGTAG
- a CDS encoding isochorismate synthase, which yields MSQFYQAVQRIIKQVQKTEGNPMRLVEPLNEKPHFSFIDWLDAQPLFPKFYWQSRDTREEVVALGQLHTFVDPGAAYTILGEGQRVWGGRSFDGQHEKNRRCMPSFFFLPQIELIRFDDQWSLAVNVDEDKTRTLAGLQKLVCDVAALTPISSHIRSIVHTPTQSEWSELVSKVLAGIDNEDYKKVVLARCSTLQLDNELSAAQLLKASYSQNHHSFHFLFSLDRKHSFMGSTPERLYSRVGQELYTEALAGTIGRGDNATHDMELANWLSQDLKNLNENQYVVDDIIDRLSEHSESVEVEAEPRLVRLRKVQHLKRNIHASLKSGINGVQLLSALQPTAAVAGLPRQESMEFILDNEPFARGWYAGSMGYLSHERAEFCVAIRSALVLGDQVQLFAGAGIVPGSVAEHEWAELDKKMSTLLTLIADHSPLGVAS from the coding sequence TTGTCTCAGTTCTATCAAGCCGTACAAAGAATTATCAAACAAGTTCAGAAAACAGAAGGCAATCCGATGCGTCTGGTGGAGCCTCTTAATGAGAAACCTCATTTCTCGTTTATTGATTGGCTTGATGCTCAACCACTTTTTCCCAAGTTTTACTGGCAATCCCGTGATACTCGTGAAGAAGTTGTCGCGCTAGGGCAGTTGCATACTTTTGTAGATCCCGGCGCTGCCTACACGATTTTGGGAGAGGGACAAAGAGTGTGGGGCGGGCGTTCGTTCGACGGTCAACATGAAAAAAATCGCCGTTGTATGCCTTCGTTTTTCTTCTTACCTCAAATTGAGCTGATTCGTTTTGATGATCAATGGTCACTGGCTGTTAATGTTGATGAAGATAAAACTCGTACCCTGGCCGGGCTGCAGAAACTTGTCTGTGATGTGGCTGCATTAACTCCAATCTCTTCGCATATTCGCTCTATCGTACATACGCCGACTCAGTCTGAATGGAGTGAGTTAGTCAGCAAGGTGCTTGCCGGTATTGATAACGAAGATTACAAAAAAGTCGTTCTTGCACGATGTTCAACTCTTCAACTCGACAATGAGCTTAGTGCCGCGCAGTTACTTAAAGCGAGTTACAGCCAGAACCACCACAGCTTTCATTTCCTTTTCAGTTTGGATCGAAAACACAGCTTCATGGGCTCGACGCCGGAACGCCTCTATTCTCGAGTTGGTCAGGAACTTTATACTGAAGCACTGGCTGGCACGATTGGGCGCGGAGATAACGCGACTCACGATATGGAACTAGCAAACTGGTTGTCGCAGGATCTGAAGAATCTCAATGAAAACCAGTACGTCGTAGACGATATTATCGATCGCTTGTCCGAGCATTCTGAGTCTGTGGAGGTCGAGGCTGAACCACGGCTGGTACGTCTTCGAAAAGTGCAGCATTTAAAGCGTAATATCCATGCGAGTCTGAAATCGGGGATTAATGGTGTGCAGTTGCTATCGGCTCTGCAACCCACTGCTGCGGTCGCCGGACTGCCACGCCAGGAGTCAATGGAATTTATTTTAGATAATGAACCGTTTGCCCGCGGTTGGTACGCCGGTTCTATGGGATACTTAAGCCATGAACGGGCAGAGTTTTGTGTAGCAATAAGAAGTGCGTTGGTCCTTGGCGATCAGGTACAGCTTTTTGCCGGTGCAGGCATTGTGCCGGGATCGGTTGCGGAACATGAGTGGGCGGAGCTGGATAAAAAAATGTCAACATTGCTAACACTTATCGCCGATCACTCTCCGCTTGGAGTGGCATCATGA
- the yfbR gene encoding 5'-deoxynucleotidase — protein MKESHFFAHLARMKLIQRWPLMRSVSTENVSEHSLQVAFVAHALALIKNKKFGGSVNAERIALLAMYHDSSEVLTGDLPTPVKYYNPEISKEYKKIEAAAEQKLLSMLPEEFHDDFAPFLLSHSAHEEDAKIVKQADSVCAYLKCLEELSAGNHEFALAKKRLEVTLQERHTPEMDYFLTTFAPSFELSLDEIS, from the coding sequence ATGAAAGAAAGTCATTTTTTCGCCCATTTGGCAAGAATGAAGCTGATCCAACGCTGGCCGCTAATGCGCTCTGTGTCAACAGAGAACGTCTCAGAGCATAGTTTACAGGTTGCTTTTGTCGCTCACGCTTTAGCGCTTATCAAAAACAAAAAATTCGGCGGAAGTGTTAACGCCGAAAGAATCGCACTGCTTGCGATGTATCATGACTCCAGTGAAGTCCTTACCGGCGACTTACCGACTCCGGTAAAATACTACAACCCAGAAATCAGTAAAGAATATAAGAAAATAGAAGCAGCAGCGGAACAGAAACTCCTGTCGATGCTACCGGAAGAGTTCCACGACGACTTTGCGCCTTTTCTACTCTCACATTCCGCGCACGAAGAAGATGCGAAAATCGTCAAACAAGCTGACTCAGTTTGTGCTTATCTTAAATGCTTAGAAGAGCTGAGTGCAGGAAACCACGAATTTGCACTTGCGAAAAAACGCCTTGAGGTCACGCTTCAGGAACGACACACACCAGAAATGGATTATTTTCTGACTACCTTTGCCCCGAGCTTTGAGTTGTCACTGGATGAAATTAGCTAG